One segment of Streptomyces sp. XD-27 DNA contains the following:
- a CDS encoding WXG100 family type VII secretion target, which translates to MEITYAGVVEASNQVKSTADTIKSELDTLMSSVKAVVDTWDGKTQQAFYERQHDWNTKVNHLHQTLTTISRKLHEATEGYQSTDAAGARRFAG; encoded by the coding sequence ATGGAGATTACCTACGCTGGGGTCGTTGAGGCCTCGAATCAGGTCAAGAGCACGGCCGACACCATCAAGTCCGAGCTGGACACCCTCATGTCCTCGGTCAAGGCGGTGGTGGATACCTGGGACGGTAAGACCCAGCAGGCGTTCTATGAGCGGCAGCACGACTGGAACACGAAGGTGAACCATCTTCACCAGACGCTGACGACGATCTCGCGGAAGCTCCACGAGGCCACCGAGGGCTATCAGAGCACCGACGCGGCGGGGGCTCGCAGGTTCGCGGGCTGA
- the mycP gene encoding type VII secretion-associated serine protease mycosin: protein MPQREPGGSGECTFPMKKQIKGTPWPLQRLVLDQLWKDTKGREKNGDPVRVAVIDTGVDNTNPQLTKAVNASKGADFLPKDKNEGGSKDKPKRSDGTDDEVGHGTKAAGIIAARPIEGTGFVGLAPEAEIIPIRQNDAKGTGTPDTLARAIEKAVDEGARVINISQDTKGRLRHSGLERAIAFAIKHDVVVVASAGNDGADRELHNTYPAAYPGVLAVAASDRNNERALFSQSGHFVDVAAPGVEIVSTVPKGGQCVDNGTSFSAPYVAGVAALIRAKHPDWTQEQVVAQIEQTAERGVNGRDPYIGWGVVDPVRALNEDDHPIDHPTVDEKPAKNVEPPTVARLTQGETPQERRERFATYALGTAAILVAATAGGAVVLRDRRRRNSSAGT, encoded by the coding sequence ATGCCCCAGCGCGAACCGGGCGGCAGCGGCGAGTGCACGTTCCCGATGAAGAAGCAGATCAAGGGCACCCCCTGGCCACTGCAGCGGTTGGTGCTGGACCAGTTGTGGAAGGACACCAAGGGACGCGAGAAGAACGGGGACCCGGTCCGGGTCGCCGTGATCGACACCGGTGTCGACAACACCAACCCGCAGCTCACCAAGGCAGTCAACGCCAGCAAGGGCGCCGACTTCCTCCCGAAGGACAAGAACGAGGGCGGGTCGAAGGACAAGCCCAAGCGCAGCGACGGCACCGACGACGAAGTCGGCCACGGCACCAAGGCTGCGGGCATCATCGCCGCTCGTCCGATCGAGGGCACCGGCTTCGTGGGCTTGGCCCCCGAAGCCGAGATCATTCCCATCAGGCAGAACGATGCGAAAGGCACGGGTACCCCCGACACCCTGGCCAGGGCTATCGAGAAGGCCGTGGACGAAGGCGCCCGGGTCATCAACATCTCCCAGGACACCAAGGGCAGGCTCCGCCATAGCGGCCTGGAGAGGGCCATCGCCTTCGCGATCAAGCACGACGTGGTCGTCGTCGCCTCCGCGGGCAATGACGGCGCGGACCGCGAGTTGCACAACACCTACCCGGCGGCCTACCCGGGTGTCCTCGCGGTTGCCGCGTCCGACCGCAACAACGAGCGGGCGCTGTTCTCCCAGAGCGGCCATTTCGTCGATGTCGCGGCACCAGGCGTGGAGATCGTGTCAACGGTTCCCAAGGGCGGTCAATGCGTCGACAACGGCACCAGCTTCTCCGCCCCGTACGTGGCCGGTGTCGCCGCACTCATCCGCGCGAAGCACCCGGACTGGACCCAGGAGCAGGTCGTCGCGCAGATCGAGCAGACCGCCGAGCGTGGTGTCAACGGCCGCGATCCCTACATCGGCTGGGGAGTCGTCGACCCCGTTCGGGCACTCAATGAGGACGACCACCCCATCGACCATCCGACGGTGGACGAGAAGCCGGCCAAGAACGTCGAACCGCCCACCGTGGCCCGACTTACCCAGGGCGAGACCCCGCAGGAGCGACGGGAGCGCTTCGCCACCTACGCCCTGGGTACGGCGGCGATCCTCGTCGCGGCCACCGCGGGCGGAGCCGTCGTCCTGCGCGACCGGCGCCGCCGCAACAGTTCGGCGGGGACGTGA
- a CDS encoding WXG100 family type VII secretion target, whose protein sequence is MAKDLRLSPEQIDKLIRDLGNMHDNLESRISTLNGVIDAVEGHWKGVAAGAYNELQRQVNDDVRRVKELLAFTKDAVQSSKDGFDAQEVERLNAWKGVDLGNDNNTVLDRFQVS, encoded by the coding sequence GTGGCAAAGGACCTTCGGCTTTCGCCGGAACAGATCGACAAGCTGATCCGGGATCTCGGGAACATGCACGACAACCTTGAGAGCCGGATCAGCACGCTCAACGGTGTGATCGACGCCGTCGAGGGCCACTGGAAGGGCGTCGCGGCAGGTGCGTACAACGAACTCCAGCGTCAGGTCAACGACGACGTCCGGCGGGTGAAGGAGCTCCTGGCCTTCACCAAGGACGCGGTCCAGTCGAGCAAGGACGGCTTCGACGCCCAGGAGGTCGAACGGCTCAACGCCTGGAAGGGCGTCGACCTGGGCAACGACAACAACACCGTTCTCGACCGTTTCCAGGTGTCCTAG
- a CDS encoding SUKH-3 domain-containing protein, with protein sequence MPRQLTHQEIEARLRTAGWQPGRDVGEGAVAALTASAAAELGSHGYAVSPFSTVISFLREFAFLDLESPGEPPNEHCIFEVRFVDAVRTREISELSGDLQQPLFPVAFERLERGMAVMDPLGRCFYTHWSGFYYLGSERYEVLNSLLTGDQSDADEFYV encoded by the coding sequence GTGCCTCGCCAGCTCACCCACCAAGAGATCGAAGCGCGACTGCGCACCGCCGGCTGGCAGCCGGGGCGGGATGTGGGAGAGGGCGCGGTAGCCGCCCTCACGGCGTCAGCGGCCGCCGAACTCGGTTCGCACGGCTATGCGGTGAGCCCCTTCTCGACCGTGATCTCCTTCCTCCGGGAATTCGCCTTCCTGGACCTGGAGTCCCCTGGTGAGCCGCCTAACGAGCACTGCATCTTCGAGGTCAGGTTCGTCGACGCCGTCAGAACACGTGAGATTTCCGAACTGTCCGGTGATCTCCAGCAGCCGCTGTTTCCGGTGGCTTTCGAAAGGCTTGAGCGCGGTATGGCCGTCATGGACCCTCTCGGCCGATGCTTCTATACTCACTGGTCGGGGTTCTACTACCTCGGGTCGGAGCGGTACGAAGTGCTCAACAGTCTCTTGACCGGCGACCAGTCCGATGCGGACGAATTCTATGTGTGA
- a CDS encoding SUKH-3 domain-containing protein has product MSAPDRSPGHAALTAAGWHPGRDVADRALLAMLETASSLAVYGDPDWQPFPAAERALRECHGLTVAPAGPGVGVAPSGCAVDPTLARHDLHTLAAFGEELGEYLFPFGRTDAGALLAVDESGRLFAADHSGWWLLGDSAAAGLVALAEGRAPQRAQTRHWRWELARTAGEEIVPDLVKSALALAHILHRHGLMATRALQGRVTGFRGYGQVHLDQRFPLRAGSLEANAEQLAGAILQALGPMPLATSEVSLELLPGATGRTPRHATGWSAAAGGAGVGGIAVRATAPTAAAVDPDVMARLADATAEVDRYAASRSPAERH; this is encoded by the coding sequence GTGAGCGCGCCGGACCGAAGCCCCGGACACGCGGCGCTCACGGCCGCGGGCTGGCATCCCGGACGGGACGTCGCGGACCGTGCCCTGCTGGCCATGCTGGAGACGGCGAGTTCCCTGGCGGTGTACGGGGACCCCGACTGGCAGCCTTTCCCCGCCGCCGAGCGCGCCCTCCGCGAGTGCCACGGGCTCACCGTCGCCCCCGCCGGGCCCGGCGTCGGCGTCGCCCCGTCGGGGTGTGCGGTGGATCCGACCCTCGCCCGGCACGACCTGCACACCCTGGCAGCCTTCGGCGAAGAGCTCGGGGAGTACCTGTTCCCCTTCGGCCGCACCGACGCCGGCGCGCTGCTGGCTGTGGACGAGAGCGGCCGGCTGTTCGCCGCCGATCACAGCGGCTGGTGGCTTCTGGGCGATTCCGCCGCCGCGGGTCTCGTCGCTCTGGCCGAGGGCCGGGCGCCGCAGCGGGCGCAGACGCGCCACTGGCGGTGGGAGCTGGCGCGTACCGCCGGTGAGGAGATCGTGCCCGACCTGGTGAAGAGCGCCCTGGCCCTCGCACATATTCTGCACCGGCACGGACTCATGGCCACACGCGCCCTGCAAGGGCGTGTCACCGGCTTCCGCGGGTACGGGCAGGTCCACTTGGACCAGAGGTTTCCCCTGCGGGCGGGGAGCCTGGAGGCCAACGCCGAACAGCTCGCGGGGGCCATCCTCCAGGCACTCGGTCCCATGCCCCTCGCGACCTCTGAGGTCTCCCTCGAACTGCTCCCCGGCGCCACTGGCCGCACGCCGCGGCACGCCACGGGCTGGTCCGCGGCCGCGGGCGGCGCGGGCGTCGGCGGGATCGCCGTGCGCGCGACAGCCCCCACGGCGGCCGCGGTGGACCCTGACGTCATGGCGCGACTGGCCGACGCCACGGCGGAGGTCGACCGCTACGCGGCCTCGCGCTCGCCCGCCGAGCGGCACTGA
- a CDS encoding YwqJ-related putative deaminase, translating into MGVVLPDELSTVLDLIGVSWPNVDEDDYRDMADALRDFATEIDTGRGDTQTALNRLISTNKGETTAAINAHINKLNGKHLHNLAEASRLLAGGLDGAATLVAGAKGAAVAALWTLAAEVAAAQATAIFTLGLSELAALGGVAVTRTIVKKALKEGAKLAAEEILAVVTAPAFAALENMATDLIVQVVEDGVGIRDGVDLGQTAQAGKDGLQLASVDGGGGGLVLASVGPGGGTGDLVFDEHEHNTFASRTYDHSKHLDEKGGPHLTRSRGHFGRTKGKGDLAQTIENAVEKAMTSLGGAHGKLKTHLNDVGDGLVKAGGGHKARNEKVRDDFKGVKKPDVDGPPAGGGGGGNKPPGSGGGSNGGPKPLHPQPRWHGQTAGGTNHHRRDALDVNGLSPEEQRRLLEQETRDLADEASNARGQTPPGKGRLDSGCAGSLLHNGVITSHTSMQHKVPKNIKGEERERAKAAQGPHPHPAVRDLYDDIKAREEKIGRGHGQCAEVALISDRLHQLDPTGQNIRTVEDARRALDGAVIDTRAIGDMTDPKTGEVTRHGEFLPACDSCKHALPALGIKGR; encoded by the coding sequence ATGGGCGTTGTTCTGCCCGATGAATTGAGCACAGTGCTCGATCTCATCGGCGTGAGTTGGCCGAATGTCGATGAGGATGACTACCGCGACATGGCCGACGCGCTCCGGGATTTCGCGACCGAGATCGATACCGGTCGTGGTGATACGCAGACGGCACTGAACCGGCTCATCTCGACCAATAAGGGCGAGACAACCGCTGCCATCAACGCCCATATCAACAAGCTTAACGGGAAGCATCTGCACAATCTGGCGGAGGCTTCGCGGCTGCTGGCGGGTGGGCTGGACGGGGCCGCGACCCTCGTCGCGGGTGCCAAAGGTGCTGCAGTCGCGGCGCTGTGGACTCTCGCCGCCGAGGTGGCCGCCGCCCAGGCGACGGCGATCTTCACCCTCGGGCTGTCCGAACTGGCGGCCCTGGGCGGGGTGGCGGTCACCCGCACCATCGTCAAGAAGGCGCTGAAGGAGGGCGCCAAGCTTGCCGCCGAGGAGATCCTGGCTGTTGTGACCGCGCCGGCGTTCGCGGCGCTGGAGAACATGGCGACGGATCTGATCGTCCAGGTCGTCGAGGACGGGGTGGGGATCCGGGACGGGGTCGACCTCGGTCAGACCGCGCAGGCGGGCAAGGACGGGCTGCAGCTCGCCAGCGTCGACGGCGGGGGCGGGGGCCTGGTGCTGGCGAGCGTGGGCCCAGGCGGCGGCACCGGGGATCTGGTCTTCGACGAGCACGAGCACAACACCTTCGCCTCGCGGACCTATGACCATTCCAAGCACCTGGACGAGAAGGGTGGCCCCCACCTCACCCGCAGCCGTGGCCACTTCGGCCGCACCAAGGGCAAGGGCGACCTGGCGCAGACCATCGAGAACGCCGTCGAGAAGGCGATGACGTCCCTCGGCGGGGCCCACGGCAAGCTGAAGACGCATCTGAACGACGTCGGCGACGGGCTCGTCAAAGCGGGCGGGGGGCACAAGGCCCGCAACGAGAAGGTCCGCGACGACTTCAAAGGCGTCAAGAAACCGGACGTGGACGGACCGCCGGCCGGCGGCGGAGGAGGCGGCAACAAGCCGCCCGGCAGCGGGGGCGGCTCCAATGGAGGGCCCAAGCCGCTGCACCCGCAGCCGCGCTGGCACGGTCAGACCGCCGGTGGTACGAATCACCACAGGCGGGATGCACTCGACGTGAACGGTCTGAGCCCGGAGGAACAGCGCCGCCTCCTGGAGCAGGAGACCAGGGATCTTGCCGATGAGGCGAGTAACGCCCGCGGGCAGACGCCGCCCGGTAAGGGACGCCTCGACTCCGGCTGTGCGGGCAGCCTGCTCCACAATGGTGTGATCACCTCGCATACCAGCATGCAGCACAAGGTGCCCAAGAACATCAAAGGAGAAGAGAGGGAAAGAGCGAAGGCGGCACAGGGGCCACACCCCCACCCGGCGGTGCGAGACCTTTATGACGACATCAAGGCCAGAGAGGAAAAGATCGGTAGGGGCCATGGGCAGTGCGCTGAGGTCGCTCTGATATCGGACCGTCTGCACCAGCTTGATCCAACCGGGCAGAACATACGAACCGTTGAGGATGCCAGGCGAGCACTGGACGGGGCTGTGATCGACACACGCGCCATCGGCGACATGACAGACCCGAAGACGGGCGAGGTGACTCGGCACGGAGAATTTCTCCCGGCCTGTGACTCATGTAAGCACGCGCTACCCGCCTTGGGTATAAAGGGGCGCTAG
- a CDS encoding YwqJ-related putative deaminase, with amino-acid sequence MSDIAFGVASSLLVQGSIYSQTNLTGEGTPDLHPAVREFFDALPVGLRESFIGYCAESALISDQMWALDETRTDGGWTTLDEAVPYFAGAVILSKLIREKGDPEHGRTTLPCRSCTALLERLGVEITRP; translated from the coding sequence ATGTCTGATATCGCTTTCGGGGTCGCCTCCAGTCTGCTCGTCCAGGGCAGCATCTACAGCCAGACCAACCTCACCGGCGAGGGCACCCCCGACCTCCACCCGGCCGTGCGGGAGTTCTTCGACGCCCTGCCCGTCGGCCTCCGCGAGTCCTTCATCGGATACTGCGCCGAGTCCGCGCTGATCTCCGACCAGATGTGGGCGCTGGACGAGACGCGGACCGACGGCGGGTGGACCACCCTCGACGAGGCGGTTCCGTACTTCGCCGGTGCGGTGATCCTGTCCAAGTTGATCCGTGAGAAGGGTGACCCGGAGCACGGACGCACCACTCTGCCCTGCCGTTCCTGCACCGCGCTGCTGGAGCGGCTCGGAGTGGAGATCACGCGGCCGTGA
- a CDS encoding S8 family serine peptidase, producing MKATVMHAHRRSKAVISLLTSLLAIGGVLAPSAAAETMRERHWHLDKMQAERMWEVSTGEGITVAVLDSGVQASETELRGKVLKGQNLVEPKKDARIDAAGHGTAMATLIAGNGANGQGIKGLAPGARILPVKIEGSVKEVELTSIPKLIAAIRYAADSDAQIINMSVGFEDYAFEDNELAQLQEAVDYAIGKGKLLFAASGNDGEHDIVYPASSNGVAAVGAVDDTLTWVKFSNYGPRLALAAPGKDIPVPCPEDKPGYCRSEGTSQATAIASASAALIWAKHPKWTGNQVLRVMLETAGKPKGKVPSRYVGYGFVRPRINLLEGKGDPGPADVNPLVEANKDDSASPSPSASKKPVPDTSAPADAPQDEAASGSGSDSAENAGKIVGIVAAVALPALALFVILRRRKARALVGAVPAPTAPPFGNLPPAGAGHHLMPPTVPPLPSPSPPNPHGPGPHSSHSGPPPANTP from the coding sequence ATGAAGGCAACAGTCATGCATGCGCATCGCCGATCCAAGGCGGTCATCTCCCTCCTCACGTCGCTGCTCGCCATCGGCGGCGTCCTCGCGCCTTCCGCCGCGGCGGAGACCATGCGTGAGCGCCATTGGCACTTGGACAAGATGCAAGCCGAACGTATGTGGGAGGTCAGTACGGGCGAGGGCATCACCGTTGCCGTTCTTGACTCCGGTGTCCAGGCTTCCGAAACGGAACTGCGCGGCAAGGTACTGAAAGGGCAGAACCTCGTCGAGCCGAAGAAAGACGCTCGTATTGACGCAGCAGGCCATGGAACGGCCATGGCAACGCTCATCGCGGGTAATGGTGCCAACGGACAGGGAATCAAGGGCCTTGCCCCTGGCGCACGTATCCTCCCAGTGAAAATCGAGGGCTCGGTTAAGGAGGTCGAGCTGACCAGCATTCCCAAGCTGATTGCTGCCATCCGATACGCTGCCGACTCTGACGCGCAGATCATCAACATGTCTGTGGGGTTTGAGGACTACGCCTTCGAAGACAACGAGTTGGCTCAGCTTCAGGAGGCCGTTGATTACGCTATTGGGAAGGGGAAGCTGCTCTTCGCTGCGTCCGGAAACGATGGGGAGCATGACATCGTCTATCCGGCAAGCAGTAATGGTGTAGCGGCAGTCGGCGCGGTCGATGACACGCTCACGTGGGTCAAGTTTTCGAACTACGGGCCGCGCCTAGCTCTTGCCGCGCCCGGAAAGGACATCCCCGTCCCCTGCCCGGAGGACAAGCCCGGCTACTGCCGAAGCGAGGGCACCAGCCAGGCCACAGCCATCGCCTCCGCCTCCGCCGCCCTCATCTGGGCCAAGCACCCGAAGTGGACCGGAAACCAGGTCCTTCGCGTCATGCTGGAGACAGCCGGCAAGCCCAAGGGCAAGGTCCCCAGCCGATACGTCGGCTACGGTTTCGTCCGCCCGCGCATCAACCTCCTCGAAGGCAAGGGCGACCCAGGCCCCGCTGACGTCAACCCCCTGGTGGAAGCCAACAAGGACGACTCGGCGTCGCCCTCGCCCTCGGCCTCGAAGAAGCCGGTGCCGGACACCTCCGCACCCGCTGACGCCCCCCAAGACGAGGCCGCCAGCGGCTCCGGAAGCGACTCCGCAGAGAACGCCGGCAAGATCGTCGGCATCGTCGCCGCTGTAGCCCTCCCCGCTCTCGCGCTGTTCGTGATCCTGCGCCGCCGGAAGGCGCGCGCGTTGGTCGGCGCGGTCCCTGCTCCCACCGCGCCGCCGTTCGGCAATCTCCCGCCGGCAGGGGCTGGGCATCACCTCATGCCCCCGACGGTTCCGCCTCTCCCAAGCCCGTCCCCGCCGAACCCCCATGGACCTGGACCGCACAGCTCCCACAGCGGACCGCCACCTGCCAACACGCCCTGA